A stretch of the Haloarcula ordinaria genome encodes the following:
- a CDS encoding magnesium transporter produces MTVREVAAEAYRESVPVLVLSAVGGLFAGVVLGGMDAELEQVAGLLVLVPALLATRGNVYGSLGGRLGSALHQGLVDPTLSLEDERVNVAVAASLANGVLVSVLSAVLAVGLLTAIGRPSAPLATLVAIALLAGVVSGLVLTVAVVSVVFVGYRRGLNPDTLAGPVVTTTGDVVGVATLLVATRIVLALGGG; encoded by the coding sequence ATGACCGTCCGCGAGGTCGCCGCCGAGGCCTATCGGGAATCCGTTCCGGTGCTGGTCCTCAGCGCGGTCGGTGGCCTCTTCGCGGGCGTCGTCCTCGGGGGGATGGACGCCGAGTTAGAACAGGTCGCCGGCCTGCTCGTGCTCGTCCCCGCGCTGCTCGCCACGCGGGGCAACGTCTACGGCTCGCTGGGAGGCCGCCTCGGGTCGGCGCTCCACCAGGGGCTCGTCGACCCGACCCTCTCGCTGGAAGACGAACGCGTCAACGTGGCCGTCGCGGCGTCGCTGGCCAACGGCGTGCTGGTCAGCGTGCTGTCGGCTGTCCTCGCTGTCGGCCTACTCACCGCCATCGGTCGCCCGTCGGCCCCGCTCGCGACGCTGGTCGCCATCGCGCTGCTCGCCGGCGTCGTCTCGGGCCTCGTGTTGACCGTCGCCGTCGTCTCCGTCGTCTTCGTCGGCTACCGGCGCGGGCTGAACCCCGACACCCTCGCGGGGCCGGTGGTGACGACGACGGGCGACGTGGTCGGCGTCGCGACGCTGCTGGTCGCGACCCGCATCGTCCTCGCGCTGGGTGGTGGCTGA